A window from Salvia miltiorrhiza cultivar Shanhuang (shh) chromosome 2, IMPLAD_Smil_shh, whole genome shotgun sequence encodes these proteins:
- the LOC131012508 gene encoding 40S ribosomal protein S15a-5-like, producing MGRRILNDALRTIVNAEKRGFASAELKPISNVVASFLQIMKYRGYIKDFQVHDPHRVGRITVQLQGRVNDCRALTYRQDIKAQYMENYKTRMLPTRQWGYVVVTTPNGVLDHEEAIRQNVGGQVVGYFY from the exons ATGGGAAGAAGAATTCTGAACGATGCGTTGCGAACCATTGTCAATGCTGAAAAGAGGGGGTTTGCTTCCGCTGAGCTTAAGCCCATCTCTAATGTCGTCGCCTCTTTCCTCCAAATCATGAAATATAGAG GGTACATTAAGGATTTTCAAGTTCATGATCCACATAGGGTGGGGAGGATAACTGTGCAGTTGCAGGGGAGGGTGAACGATTGTCGGGCTCTTACTTATAGACAAGACATTAAGGCTCAGTACATGGAGAATTACAAAACTCGCATGCTTCCAACGCGCCAG TGGGGATATGTAGTGGTCACGACACCAAATGGAGTTTTGGATCATGAGGAGGCTATCCGGCAAAATGTTGGTGGCCAAGTGGTCGGATACTTTTACTGA